One stretch of Acidobacteriota bacterium DNA includes these proteins:
- the truA gene encoding tRNA pseudouridine(38-40) synthase TruA, translated as MHRLKSIIEYDGTRFHGWQIQPGRPSIQGALAQAFETIQGNPVTIHAAGRTDAGVHALGQVIHCDVLKELPPERWQAALNTQLPPDIRVRSVSRCEPDFHARRSARQKVYAYRFWPGRVVSPFWYRYAVSVPISINWDAMQTAAHSFIGTFDFTPFTVADCEVNSHIRTIFDVSWQTLSDQVISLEFSGNGFLKYMVRRMTGLLIDVGTNRYPASMVSDVLTGQRTAQITTAPAKGLTLVRVDY; from the coding sequence ATGCATCGCTTAAAATCAATCATTGAGTATGACGGTACACGGTTCCATGGCTGGCAAATTCAGCCTGGGCGTCCTTCAATCCAGGGAGCCTTGGCCCAGGCGTTTGAAACGATCCAGGGGAATCCAGTCACCATCCACGCCGCAGGCCGAACCGATGCTGGGGTTCACGCGCTTGGTCAGGTAATTCATTGTGATGTGCTCAAAGAATTGCCGCCCGAACGCTGGCAGGCCGCCCTCAATACCCAGTTGCCACCTGACATTCGGGTTCGATCAGTTTCCCGGTGTGAACCTGATTTTCATGCCCGACGGTCGGCTCGCCAAAAAGTCTATGCCTACCGCTTCTGGCCCGGACGAGTTGTCAGCCCCTTCTGGTATCGCTATGCGGTTTCGGTCCCCATCTCCATCAACTGGGATGCGATGCAGACGGCAGCTCACTCTTTCATTGGTACGTTTGATTTTACCCCGTTCACGGTGGCTGACTGTGAGGTCAACTCCCATATCCGCACCATATTTGACGTTTCCTGGCAGACTCTGTCTGACCAGGTGATCAGTCTGGAGTTTTCGGGCAATGGTTTTTTAAAGTATATGGTGCGGCGGATGACCGGTCTGCTGATTGATGTTGGAACCAATCGGTACCCGGCCTCGATGGTTTCCGATGTGCTGACGGGTCAAAGAACTGCGCAAATCACAACGGCGCCAGCAAAAGGGTTGACTCTGGTTCGGGTGGACTACTAG
- a CDS encoding isoprenyl transferase, translating to MFNFEGLIETGSRDEALLSQLDPHRMPSHIAIIMDGNGRWAKRQGKPRVMGHPAGIESVREIVETCARLGITTLTLYTFSTENWRRPRFEIDMLWKLLRECLQKEIDLLDRNNVRLRFIGRLHEIESSLLRDIQKAEQTLHHKTGLVLNIAFNYSGRAELTDAFRALATECQLTGRSPQSMTEADIARHLYTGSDPDLLIRTSGEMRLSNFLLWQLAYTEIVITDTLWPDFRRPHLFEAILSFQNRDRRFGGVEAVNQKKPALA from the coding sequence ATGTTTAATTTTGAGGGACTTATTGAAACTGGATCACGGGATGAAGCATTGCTCTCCCAGCTTGATCCGCACCGGATGCCCTCACACATTGCCATCATCATGGACGGCAATGGACGCTGGGCCAAACGCCAGGGAAAACCTCGGGTCATGGGTCACCCGGCAGGGATCGAGTCGGTTCGTGAAATTGTCGAAACCTGTGCGCGACTTGGAATTACGACCCTGACGCTCTATACCTTCTCCACGGAAAACTGGCGTCGCCCACGATTTGAAATTGACATGCTCTGGAAACTGCTGCGCGAATGTCTCCAGAAAGAAATTGATCTGCTTGATCGCAACAACGTTCGGTTACGCTTTATTGGCCGACTCCATGAAATCGAGTCCAGTTTGCTGCGCGATATTCAGAAAGCCGAGCAGACGTTACACCACAAAACCGGGCTCGTGCTTAATATTGCCTTTAATTATAGTGGGCGGGCGGAACTCACCGATGCCTTCCGGGCCCTGGCCACGGAATGCCAGCTTACCGGACGGTCGCCCCAAAGCATGACCGAGGCCGATATTGCCCGTCATTTGTACACTGGCTCGGATCCGGATTTACTGATTCGAACCAGCGGCGAAATGCGCCTGAGCAACTTTCTCCTCTGGCAACTGGCCTATACCGAAATTGTGATTACCGACACCCTGTGGCCTGATTTTCGCCGACCACACCTGTTTGAAGCCATTCTTTCATTCCAAAATCGGGATCGTCGGTTTGGTGGTGTCGAAGCAGTCAACCAAAAGAAACCAGCATTGGCCTGA
- a CDS encoding phosphatidate cytidylyltransferase has translation MTNLQQRVVAGLIALPLLFWSIWLGSPYFFGGLVLVTTLLGLHEFFLLVEKIGFSPVRPAGFGALLVIEGLFFFNQPGSDWFLITIGTSLTLMMIWSILTSKTTEDFQKVLVSHATTLFGVLYVGFLASFLIRLKLVSPPRIGSQLLSLFFMVIMAGDTFAYFTGRALGRHKLAPTISPGKTIEGSCGGIVGSIGFALLARFWFFPQLPLTHAIALAIVMNIVGQLGDLYESLLKRGSGTKDAAAIIPGHGGLLDRLDSLLFNAPILYYYVHFWPLTQ, from the coding sequence ATGACCAATCTTCAACAACGTGTCGTAGCGGGTCTGATCGCACTCCCCCTGCTCTTTTGGAGCATCTGGCTTGGCTCACCTTATTTTTTTGGCGGCCTGGTGCTGGTGACAACGCTGCTCGGGCTGCATGAATTTTTCCTCCTGGTTGAGAAAATTGGCTTTTCCCCGGTGCGACCGGCGGGATTTGGAGCGTTGCTGGTCATCGAAGGGCTCTTTTTCTTCAATCAACCGGGTTCGGACTGGTTCTTGATCACGATCGGCACATCGCTCACACTGATGATGATCTGGTCAATTCTGACGTCGAAAACCACTGAGGACTTTCAGAAAGTGCTGGTTTCACACGCCACGACCCTGTTTGGCGTGTTGTATGTTGGATTTCTGGCCAGTTTTCTGATCCGCCTCAAATTGGTTTCGCCACCTCGCATCGGAAGTCAGCTTTTATCACTGTTTTTTATGGTGATTATGGCGGGCGATACTTTTGCCTATTTTACGGGTCGGGCGCTTGGCCGTCATAAACTCGCCCCCACGATCAGCCCTGGAAAAACCATTGAAGGCTCGTGCGGCGGGATTGTTGGAAGCATCGGGTTTGCCCTGCTGGCTCGATTCTGGTTTTTTCCCCAGCTTCCCCTCACCCACGCCATTGCCCTGGCCATTGTGATGAATATTGTCGGACAGCTTGGCGACCTGTATGAATCACTGCTCAAACGGGGATCAGGAACGAAAGATGCCGCCGCCATTATTCCCGGCCACGGAGGGCTGCTTGACCGCCTGGATAGTTTGCTCTTTAACGCTCCAATACTGTACTACTATGTCCACTTCTGGCCGCTCACTCAGTAA